One part of the Bdellovibrio sp. KM01 genome encodes these proteins:
- a CDS encoding vitamin B12-dependent ribonucleotide reductase produces MKKQTLHSTSFFVPPGENPENMFKWKKINCEIKNRKGEIFFEMKNVEAPEGWSQLAVEIAASKYFRKSGVPRTQHEKSVRQLVDRVVSAIAGSAIKQGGYFKNKKEADTFKNELKYILLSQRAAFNSPVWFNAGLFEAYKINSPSEHYAWDAKKKSIQPTQNAYERPQCSACFIQSVDDSIDGIFELARNEARLFKYGSGTGSNFSTLRSKYEALNSGGHSSGLISFLEVLDRGAGAIKSGGTTRRAAKMVVVDIDHPEVLDFIEWKMKEEHKAKLLIEAGLSPDFEGEAYRTVSGQNANNSVRVTDQFMKAVQNEKPWKLLARVSGKVIREVPSREVWKKINHAAWMCADPGVQFHDTINQWHTCPNSQEIRSSNPCSEYMFLDDSACNLASINLVKFLNTDGSFDFESFIHTARTLFVAQEILVDYSSYPTKKIAQNSHDYRPLGLGFANLGSLLMRKGIPYDSQEGRAWAGAISSLMTGVAYLTSAEMARAQGAFTGFKKNRAPMIQVMKMHEKALNAVSWKDLPEGLDHAARNLWKAVVYNGSKFGFRNAQATVVAPTGTIGLLMDCDTTGIEPDFSLIKLKKLVGGGEIQIVNQSVTPALRVLDYDDTQIETIIKYISEHNTLEGCPEFKQEHLSVFDCANAAPGGRVLSPESHVTMMAAVQPFISGAISKTVNLPNSASEEDISRIYFLAWQLGVKAVAIYRDGSKMSQPLNTKKKHTVASEGTPPKFTMKCPECGSDTVLTSGCYRCPNCGTTLGCA; encoded by the coding sequence ATGAAGAAACAAACTTTGCACAGCACCAGCTTCTTTGTTCCTCCCGGAGAAAATCCCGAAAACATGTTCAAGTGGAAAAAGATCAACTGCGAGATCAAGAATCGCAAGGGCGAGATTTTTTTTGAAATGAAGAATGTCGAGGCGCCAGAAGGTTGGTCACAGCTTGCTGTGGAAATTGCTGCCAGCAAATACTTTCGTAAATCAGGTGTGCCGCGCACTCAACATGAAAAATCCGTTCGTCAATTGGTCGACCGTGTGGTTTCAGCGATCGCGGGTTCCGCAATAAAACAAGGCGGGTATTTTAAAAATAAAAAAGAAGCTGATACTTTTAAGAATGAACTGAAATATATCTTGCTCTCTCAAAGGGCGGCCTTCAATAGCCCCGTGTGGTTTAATGCGGGATTGTTTGAGGCCTATAAAATCAATTCGCCCAGTGAGCACTATGCCTGGGACGCGAAAAAAAAATCCATTCAGCCGACACAAAACGCCTATGAAAGACCGCAGTGTTCAGCTTGCTTCATTCAAAGTGTGGATGATTCCATTGATGGAATTTTTGAGCTCGCAAGAAACGAAGCACGACTTTTCAAATATGGTTCCGGCACTGGCAGCAATTTTTCCACTTTGCGCAGTAAATACGAAGCTCTGAACTCCGGGGGGCACAGCTCAGGTTTGATTTCCTTTTTGGAAGTTTTGGATCGCGGAGCAGGTGCCATTAAATCGGGTGGCACGACCCGCAGAGCCGCCAAAATGGTGGTCGTTGATATCGACCATCCTGAAGTTTTGGATTTCATTGAATGGAAGATGAAAGAAGAGCACAAGGCGAAGCTTTTGATTGAAGCAGGGCTTAGTCCCGATTTTGAGGGAGAAGCTTACAGGACGGTGTCTGGTCAAAACGCCAACAACTCTGTTCGCGTGACCGATCAGTTCATGAAAGCCGTGCAGAACGAAAAACCGTGGAAACTTCTGGCACGAGTCAGTGGTAAAGTGATTCGTGAAGTTCCCTCTAGAGAGGTTTGGAAGAAAATCAATCACGCCGCATGGATGTGTGCGGATCCCGGTGTTCAGTTTCACGATACGATCAATCAATGGCACACATGTCCCAACAGCCAAGAGATTCGTTCCAGCAATCCGTGCTCGGAGTATATGTTCCTGGATGATTCGGCTTGCAACCTGGCATCCATCAACCTGGTGAAATTTCTAAATACAGATGGAAGTTTTGATTTTGAATCTTTCATTCACACAGCGCGAACCTTATTCGTGGCTCAAGAAATTTTGGTCGATTATTCCAGCTATCCAACAAAGAAGATCGCGCAGAACTCCCATGACTATCGTCCTCTGGGATTGGGTTTTGCAAATCTGGGAAGTCTGCTGATGAGAAAAGGCATTCCCTATGACAGTCAAGAAGGCCGCGCTTGGGCCGGGGCGATCAGCTCACTGATGACGGGAGTAGCCTATTTGACCAGTGCCGAGATGGCGCGTGCTCAAGGGGCTTTCACTGGTTTTAAAAAAAATCGTGCGCCGATGATACAAGTCATGAAAATGCACGAAAAAGCATTGAATGCGGTTTCCTGGAAGGATCTTCCCGAGGGTCTCGACCATGCCGCTCGAAATTTATGGAAGGCCGTGGTGTACAACGGCAGTAAATTTGGATTCCGAAATGCACAAGCAACTGTCGTAGCGCCAACGGGAACCATTGGCTTGTTGATGGATTGTGATACCACCGGGATCGAACCTGATTTTTCATTGATCAAACTTAAAAAACTTGTGGGCGGGGGAGAAATTCAGATCGTAAATCAATCTGTCACTCCGGCATTGCGAGTGCTGGATTACGACGACACGCAAATTGAAACCATCATTAAATACATTTCGGAGCATAATACGCTTGAGGGTTGCCCTGAATTTAAGCAGGAGCATTTATCAGTCTTTGACTGTGCCAATGCGGCCCCTGGTGGTCGGGTTCTATCGCCTGAAAGTCATGTGACGATGATGGCGGCGGTGCAACCATTTATCAGCGGCGCCATTTCAAAAACGGTGAACTTGCCAAACTCCGCCAGCGAGGAAGACATCAGTCGCATTTATTTCCTGGCCTGGCAGTTGGGCGTAAAAGCGGTGGCTATCTATCGCGACGGCAGCAAGATGAGCCAGCCTTTAAATACCAAGAAAAAACATACGGTGGCCTCTGAGGGAACGCCTCCAAAGTTTACTATGAAGTGTCCCGAGTGTGGCAGTGACACAGTGCTGACGAGTGGTTGCTATCGTTGTCCCAACTGCGGGACGACCCTGGGATGCGCTTGA
- a CDS encoding cysteine desulfurase family protein: MEITTQPSSAAQTASDKGLYLDYNATTPVDPQVFVAMEPYFKEYFGNPSSASHHWGWTAENGVQKARMQVASLIGAKSSELTFTASATESNNWVIFGLLTKLRETNPNQPIHFITSNVEHSSIVKAMMAVEKQGVEVDFLPVNQYGQIELETLRQAIKPHTKLVSLIWVNNEIGSINPVSEAAKLCKEKQILFHTDATQAIGKVPVNVTEMGIDLMSFSAHKMYGPKGSAALYIRGKDPKVEINPLIYGGGQEKGLRSGTLNVPAIVGLGVASEICKNNLEAETARMTSLRNLLWTKLQAAIPGIRLNGHPTERSPINLNVTLPGITIESLAPKIQKLGISTGSACSSGSVSISHVLKGIGMSAEDARCTFRISLGRWTSESDIHRAVEILHGAIPT; encoded by the coding sequence ATGGAAATCACTACTCAGCCCAGCTCAGCCGCTCAAACAGCGTCCGATAAAGGACTCTATTTGGATTACAACGCCACGACACCAGTAGATCCACAGGTTTTTGTTGCGATGGAACCGTATTTCAAAGAGTACTTTGGAAATCCGTCAAGCGCTTCCCATCATTGGGGTTGGACTGCAGAAAACGGCGTGCAGAAGGCCCGCATGCAAGTGGCTTCTTTAATCGGCGCAAAGTCTTCCGAGCTGACTTTCACTGCGAGCGCGACAGAATCCAACAACTGGGTGATTTTCGGTCTGTTGACGAAGCTTCGCGAAACAAATCCAAATCAGCCCATCCATTTTATCACGAGCAATGTCGAACACAGCTCCATCGTTAAAGCGATGATGGCCGTGGAAAAGCAAGGTGTCGAAGTTGATTTCCTTCCCGTGAATCAATACGGCCAGATCGAATTAGAAACTCTTCGCCAAGCGATCAAGCCTCACACGAAACTGGTCAGTTTGATTTGGGTGAATAACGAAATTGGCAGCATCAACCCCGTGTCTGAAGCTGCAAAGCTTTGCAAAGAAAAACAAATTCTTTTCCACACGGATGCCACACAAGCGATTGGCAAAGTGCCAGTAAACGTGACCGAAATGGGCATCGACTTGATGTCGTTCTCAGCTCACAAAATGTATGGCCCGAAAGGATCTGCTGCACTTTACATCCGTGGTAAAGATCCAAAGGTTGAAATCAATCCTTTGATTTACGGTGGCGGTCAGGAAAAAGGACTTCGCTCTGGCACTTTGAATGTTCCTGCAATCGTGGGCCTGGGAGTCGCTTCTGAAATCTGTAAAAATAATCTGGAAGCAGAAACTGCTCGCATGACGTCTCTTCGCAATTTGCTTTGGACGAAGCTGCAGGCAGCGATTCCAGGCATTCGCTTGAATGGACATCCCACAGAGCGTTCGCCGATCAATCTAAATGTGACTTTGCCGGGTATCACGATAGAGTCTTTGGCGCCGAAAATTCAAAAACTGGGAATCAGCACGGGGTCAGCCTGCAGTTCCGGATCGGTTAGCATCAGCCACGTCCTTAAAGGCATTGGGATGTCGGCAGAGGATGCTCGCTGCACGTTCCGTATTTCCCTGGGACGCTGGACCTCTGAAAGCGACATCCACCGTGCCGTCGAGATCCTTCACGGCGCCATCCCAACTTAA
- a CDS encoding iron-sulfur cluster assembly accessory protein has product MINISPEAATKLAALKKDDGKDEAAFLRVEVKKGGCSGLSYKMDFDTTPRDGDKIFESNGQKIAVDANSMLYILGMTLDFSGGLNGKGFVFNNPNATKHCGCGSSFNV; this is encoded by the coding sequence ATGATTAACATTTCCCCAGAAGCGGCAACGAAACTAGCGGCTCTTAAAAAAGATGATGGCAAAGACGAAGCTGCATTTTTGCGCGTGGAAGTGAAAAAGGGGGGCTGCTCAGGCCTTTCTTATAAAATGGATTTCGATACAACTCCTCGTGACGGAGACAAGATCTTTGAATCCAACGGCCAAAAAATCGCTGTGGATGCGAACTCTATGTTGTACATCTTGGGTATGACTTTGGATTTCTCTGGTGGTTTGAATGGCAAAGGCTTTGTCTTCAACAACCCCAATGCCACGAAACACTGCGGTTGCGGTTCCAGCTTTAACGTCTAA
- a CDS encoding response regulator produces MKNLTALIVDSSPSYTNLIASALLEIGLLNENIFTTKRYVGALEFLTDKKPQLLITEFQVDAKFGLELVTMHTANSPNNISIIMTHNNSSSSIAEAAEELVDDYIVKPFQSGMLANRLRQLIDRKLNPSDYIKAIREGKQALLDGQLKDAEHKFSAALQHQEKPTLAHYYLGYTKFKETEYQFATDEFAKGLTLQPLHYRCLTGKFDTFYEQKDFGNAYTVANTIIENYPIGPKRLGQLFISAVFSGKLDEVPHYFQLFAQLDHKTPELRHVFSAALFTAGRSNLNNKALTKAVECFELGVQVLGADSEYISKIVKVLLRGDAQAVSQAARFLQQFPSSKVGSKEYENLYFLFNCKTLPLSKVIDQGRKMAAQNRMDAESYETFIRLLISDNKTVLAEDISERYQRAFPNQPPSREKA; encoded by the coding sequence ATGAAAAATCTGACAGCACTTATCGTCGACAGCTCCCCATCTTATACGAATCTTATTGCTTCAGCACTTTTAGAAATCGGCCTGCTGAACGAAAATATTTTTACGACAAAACGTTATGTCGGTGCCTTGGAATTTTTAACGGATAAAAAACCACAATTGTTGATCACTGAATTTCAGGTCGATGCAAAATTTGGTCTGGAGCTGGTCACCATGCACACGGCAAACAGCCCCAACAATATTTCGATCATCATGACTCACAATAATTCCAGCTCTTCCATTGCGGAAGCTGCAGAAGAATTAGTCGATGACTATATCGTAAAGCCTTTCCAAAGCGGTATGCTGGCAAATCGACTGCGCCAATTGATTGACCGCAAGTTGAATCCCAGTGATTACATCAAAGCGATTCGCGAAGGGAAACAGGCTCTTTTGGATGGCCAATTGAAAGACGCGGAACACAAGTTCTCGGCAGCCCTGCAACATCAGGAAAAGCCGACGCTTGCGCACTATTATCTGGGTTATACGAAATTCAAAGAGACTGAATATCAATTCGCCACGGATGAGTTTGCCAAGGGCTTAACTTTGCAACCTCTGCACTATCGCTGCTTAACGGGTAAATTTGATACTTTTTATGAGCAAAAAGATTTCGGCAACGCCTATACTGTCGCGAACACCATCATTGAAAACTATCCGATCGGCCCTAAGCGCCTGGGACAGCTTTTCATTTCTGCTGTTTTCTCGGGAAAATTGGATGAAGTGCCTCACTACTTCCAACTTTTTGCGCAGCTGGATCATAAAACTCCGGAACTTCGCCACGTCTTTTCAGCCGCACTCTTCACTGCTGGTCGCTCGAACTTAAACAACAAAGCCCTTACCAAAGCGGTGGAGTGTTTTGAATTGGGTGTTCAGGTATTGGGAGCGGATTCTGAATACATCAGTAAAATTGTGAAGGTCTTATTGCGTGGAGATGCTCAAGCTGTCAGTCAGGCGGCCCGCTTTTTACAGCAATTTCCTTCCAGCAAAGTGGGCAGCAAAGAATACGAAAATCTTTACTTCCTGTTTAACTGTAAAACGTTGCCCCTTTCCAAAGTTATTGATCAGGGTCGCAAGATGGCAGCACAAAATCGTATGGATGCTGAATCCTATGAAACGTTCATTCGTCTGTTAATCAGCGACAATAAGACGGTCTTGGCAGAGGATATTTCCGAAAGATATCAGCGGGCATTTCCGAATCAACCGCCATCTCGCGAGAAGGCTTAA
- a CDS encoding alpha/beta fold hydrolase: MSHKITFRERGQGPILILLHGYGGSVHHWEGVASQLESQYRVIIPNLSHVYMSSDKLLFTVQVEVLARFIQEHFPNERVHLAGLSYGGALSWGLATQHPHLVHKMALINPMVTDPVKNFLPKELRFFFSIPLNLKSIYLMLSTPMGASFLKRAAQIFRDERSEGAVSVEHLKGRKLQFVAHMIHHFSWILRSEDWQFWNKKLFKYRGDCRLIFDESDLLFNQDAYKKFAQHLGCEDMIVLQGAGHLAIKSQPEIVAQHLGEFLHVAAPFERAAK, encoded by the coding sequence ATGTCTCACAAGATCACTTTCAGAGAACGCGGGCAAGGGCCAATCCTTATTCTTCTTCATGGTTACGGAGGAAGCGTTCATCATTGGGAGGGTGTTGCCTCTCAGCTGGAATCTCAGTACCGCGTGATCATCCCCAATTTAAGTCATGTCTATATGAGCAGTGATAAGCTGCTGTTCACCGTGCAGGTGGAAGTCCTGGCACGATTCATTCAGGAACATTTCCCGAATGAGCGCGTGCACCTGGCTGGTTTAAGTTACGGCGGCGCCTTAAGCTGGGGACTTGCGACTCAGCATCCGCATTTGGTGCATAAGATGGCTTTGATCAATCCTATGGTCACAGATCCGGTGAAAAACTTTTTGCCTAAAGAGCTCAGATTTTTTTTCTCGATTCCTTTGAATCTAAAAAGTATTTATCTGATGCTTTCTACTCCCATGGGAGCAAGCTTCCTAAAACGGGCCGCACAGATTTTTAGAGACGAAAGATCTGAAGGGGCTGTGTCTGTCGAGCACCTAAAAGGACGTAAGCTGCAATTCGTAGCTCACATGATTCATCATTTTTCCTGGATCTTGCGTTCCGAAGACTGGCAGTTTTGGAATAAAAAACTTTTCAAGTATCGCGGGGACTGCCGTCTGATTTTTGACGAAAGCGATCTACTGTTTAATCAAGATGCCTACAAAAAATTCGCTCAGCATTTGGGTTGTGAAGACATGATTGTTTTGCAAGGGGCGGGGCACCTGGCGATTAAGTCTCAACCAGAAATCGTTGCTCAGCATTTAGGTGAATTCTTGCACGTCGCAGCTCCCTTTGAAAGAGCCGCGAAATAG
- a CDS encoding 2Fe-2S iron-sulfur cluster-binding protein, which produces MKIKFLPQNIEVEGTPDKSLLQIATENHLEIRSICKGVPSCAECRVRIKEGDNNVLPPGKAELSLIGTSYFIDGRRLSCQVRCFGDVTVDLTEQVERAENQTKKIRGFRTSKQMESKAVNDTMLLDTKVDEAALNAQNASAGGHVAPEKSLEESQAPQQAKQQQHGNQQRQQNRPQQNQNPQKQKQPQHHNQKQGGGQQQKGQQQAKQGGGQTQQPKQHNQNQQKPKQGGGQNQNQNQNRQHNQPKQNPNQQKQQNQQQPNKPKPQQ; this is translated from the coding sequence ATGAAAATTAAATTTCTTCCGCAAAATATTGAAGTCGAAGGTACTCCAGATAAGTCCCTTTTGCAGATTGCGACGGAAAATCATCTTGAGATCCGCTCTATCTGTAAAGGTGTTCCAAGCTGTGCGGAATGCCGTGTGCGTATCAAAGAGGGCGACAATAATGTGCTGCCGCCGGGTAAAGCTGAACTGAGCCTAATCGGAACCAGCTACTTTATCGACGGCCGCCGTCTAAGCTGCCAGGTGCGTTGCTTCGGTGACGTGACTGTGGATTTGACGGAACAAGTTGAGCGCGCAGAAAATCAAACTAAGAAAATCAGAGGCTTCCGTACCAGCAAGCAAATGGAATCCAAAGCTGTGAACGACACGATGTTGTTGGATACAAAAGTGGATGAAGCCGCTTTGAACGCGCAAAATGCTTCTGCGGGTGGCCATGTTGCGCCTGAAAAATCCCTGGAAGAGTCGCAAGCGCCTCAGCAGGCGAAACAGCAGCAACACGGCAATCAACAACGTCAGCAAAATCGCCCGCAACAAAATCAGAATCCGCAAAAGCAAAAGCAGCCCCAACACCATAATCAAAAGCAAGGTGGAGGCCAGCAGCAAAAGGGTCAACAGCAAGCAAAGCAAGGCGGTGGTCAAACCCAACAGCCTAAGCAGCACAATCAAAATCAGCAAAAGCCTAAGCAAGGCGGCGGTCAGAACCAAAATCAAAATCAGAACCGGCAGCACAATCAGCCAAAGCAGAATCCGAATCAGCAAAAGCAACAAAATCAACAGCAGCCGAACAAGCCAAAACCTCAGCAGTAG
- the tyrS gene encoding tyrosine--tRNA ligase — MSFLDPKEQLERIKFGVAEFINDEEMLKKLKRSKDTNTPLRIKLGADPTRPDIHIGHTVVINKLKTFQDLGHHIIFLIGDFTATIGDPTGKSSTRPVLSREEIEENGRTYAKQIFKILDPEKTEIVYNSSWIGKMTPGEFIKMAAQYTVAQMLERDDFTKRYRAGTPIAIHEFLYPLTQGYDSVALKADVELGGTDQKFNLLVGRAMQSAYGQEPQCILTMPILEGIDGVNKMSKSLDNYISVVDTPKDMFGKTMKISDDLMYRWYELLTDITAAELELLRQDVASKKKHPRTVKVELAKFIIKRFHSAEAAQAAEDEFNRIFVDKGLPDDIPTVEISKNDIPAEGLGVAQLLVKLNFAASNSEGNRMVQGGAVQIDGQKVTDGKMKLQPAMIDGKVVKGSKTKFAKVKLV; from the coding sequence ATGAGTTTTTTGGATCCTAAAGAACAGTTAGAGAGAATTAAATTCGGCGTTGCTGAGTTTATCAATGACGAAGAGATGCTTAAGAAATTGAAGCGCTCTAAGGATACGAACACTCCATTGCGAATTAAGCTGGGTGCGGATCCGACTCGTCCAGATATTCATATTGGTCACACTGTTGTTATCAATAAACTTAAGACGTTTCAGGATCTGGGCCATCACATCATTTTCTTGATTGGTGATTTCACGGCAACGATCGGTGATCCGACGGGGAAGAGCTCGACTCGTCCGGTTCTTTCTCGTGAAGAGATCGAGGAAAACGGTCGCACGTATGCTAAACAGATCTTTAAGATCCTAGATCCAGAAAAAACCGAAATCGTTTATAATTCGTCTTGGATTGGCAAGATGACTCCGGGGGAGTTCATCAAAATGGCGGCACAATATACAGTGGCGCAAATGCTGGAGCGTGACGACTTTACGAAGCGTTACCGCGCAGGCACACCGATTGCGATTCATGAGTTCTTGTATCCATTGACTCAAGGTTATGACTCTGTGGCTTTGAAAGCTGACGTGGAGTTGGGTGGGACGGATCAAAAGTTCAATCTTTTGGTAGGTCGTGCGATGCAATCTGCTTACGGCCAGGAACCTCAGTGTATCTTGACGATGCCAATCCTGGAAGGGATCGATGGCGTTAATAAGATGTCTAAGTCGTTGGATAACTATATCTCTGTTGTCGATACTCCGAAGGACATGTTCGGTAAGACGATGAAGATTTCAGATGATTTGATGTACCGTTGGTATGAATTATTGACGGACATCACCGCCGCTGAACTTGAACTTTTAAGACAAGACGTTGCCAGTAAAAAGAAACATCCACGCACTGTGAAGGTGGAGTTGGCAAAATTCATCATCAAACGTTTCCACTCGGCGGAGGCAGCTCAGGCGGCCGAAGACGAATTTAACCGTATCTTTGTCGACAAAGGTTTACCTGACGACATTCCCACGGTTGAGATCAGCAAAAATGATATTCCGGCTGAGGGCTTAGGCGTAGCTCAGTTGTTAGTTAAGTTGAACTTTGCAGCTTCGAATAGCGAAGGCAATCGTATGGTTCAAGGTGGCGCCGTGCAAATCGACGGTCAAAAGGTCACCGATGGTAAAATGAAACTGCAGCCTGCAATGATTGACGGCAAAGTCGTAAAAGGCAGCAAGACGAAATTCGCGAAAGTGAAATTAGTCTAA
- the rny gene encoding ribonuclease Y, whose amino-acid sequence MEILITAIICLILGGVAVFMVKRIQDNNSKKSARVEAERIVNKAKSEAAKLKKDAETRAKDFEGRARKNVEADIHKQNSTLKNKESQLDRRLKEIEQQFKQKMEENERYLNTMKDREEKIAISENRIKELEKKGETQIGELKQKLESVAGMSQDEAKRQLLAAIEDEAKIEASKKITQIEEQAQKESEVKAKRILATALSRFASEFTSERTVSVLALPNDEMKGKIIGREGRNIRTLEAHCGVDLIVDDTPEAVVISGFDPVRRELARRTIEKLMEDGRVHPARIEEVVEKQRNELMKAIKEEGERHVMELGIPNMHPELIKIIGGLKYRNYQGQNALNQALEVANIAGLLAGELGVSVKLARRAGLLHNIGKAIDHTAEGSYALVGAEAAKKYSESEDVCHAIRAHDEEEKPHSILAWIVHAAYILSSARPGARRPQMDSFIHRLEDLESIGNSFDGVLKTLALQAGKDVRVLVESAKVTDDQAVMLSRDIARKIEREVPQAGQIKVTVVRETRSVEHAR is encoded by the coding sequence ATGGAAATTTTAATCACAGCCATTATCTGTTTAATTTTGGGCGGTGTCGCTGTTTTCATGGTGAAACGCATTCAGGACAATAACAGCAAAAAATCTGCTCGCGTTGAAGCAGAACGTATCGTTAACAAAGCCAAGTCTGAAGCAGCGAAACTTAAAAAAGACGCTGAGACTCGTGCAAAGGATTTTGAAGGTCGCGCCCGCAAAAATGTGGAAGCCGACATCCATAAGCAAAATTCCACTTTGAAAAACAAAGAATCCCAATTGGATCGCCGTTTGAAAGAAATCGAACAGCAATTCAAACAAAAGATGGAAGAAAACGAGCGTTATTTGAACACGATGAAAGACCGCGAAGAAAAAATCGCGATCTCGGAAAACCGTATCAAAGAGCTTGAGAAAAAAGGCGAAACTCAAATTGGCGAACTAAAACAGAAATTGGAATCCGTTGCGGGTATGTCCCAAGACGAAGCCAAACGCCAATTGCTTGCGGCCATCGAAGACGAAGCGAAAATCGAAGCGTCTAAAAAAATCACGCAAATCGAAGAGCAGGCTCAGAAAGAATCTGAAGTTAAAGCGAAGCGCATCCTGGCAACAGCGTTGTCCCGTTTCGCGTCTGAGTTCACTTCTGAAAGAACTGTCAGCGTTTTGGCACTTCCGAACGACGAGATGAAAGGTAAAATCATCGGTCGTGAGGGCCGTAATATCAGAACTTTGGAAGCTCACTGTGGTGTGGACTTGATCGTCGATGATACTCCCGAAGCAGTGGTGATCTCTGGTTTCGATCCAGTTCGCCGTGAACTTGCCCGCAGAACTATCGAGAAATTGATGGAAGACGGCCGCGTGCATCCGGCGCGTATCGAAGAAGTCGTTGAAAAACAGCGTAACGAATTGATGAAAGCCATCAAAGAAGAAGGCGAACGTCACGTGATGGAACTGGGTATTCCAAACATGCACCCAGAATTGATCAAGATCATCGGCGGTTTGAAATACCGTAACTACCAAGGTCAAAATGCTTTGAATCAAGCACTTGAAGTTGCCAACATTGCGGGCTTGCTAGCAGGTGAGTTGGGCGTGAGTGTGAAACTGGCACGTCGTGCGGGTCTTTTGCACAATATTGGTAAAGCAATCGATCACACGGCAGAAGGCAGCTATGCACTTGTCGGTGCGGAAGCCGCTAAAAAATATTCTGAATCTGAAGACGTATGTCACGCGATCCGCGCTCATGATGAAGAGGAAAAACCTCATTCTATCCTGGCTTGGATTGTTCATGCCGCTTACATCTTGTCCAGCGCGCGTCCAGGTGCTCGTCGTCCACAAATGGATTCCTTTATCCACCGCTTGGAAGACCTTGAATCCATCGGTAACAGCTTTGATGGCGTGTTGAAAACTTTGGCTCTTCAAGCTGGTAAAGACGTTCGCGTCTTGGTGGAATCCGCAAAGGTAACTGATGACCAGGCTGTGATGTTGTCTCGTGATATCGCTCGTAAGATCGAGCGCGAAGTGCCTCAAGCTGGCCAAATCAAAGTTACAGTTGTTCGTGAGACTCGCAGTGTGGAGCACGCAAGATAA
- a CDS encoding 5-formyltetrahydrofolate cyclo-ligase yields MPSWSSKQECRSFYKSLCAQEFAQGLVQNQQQLNVFLQDFMSKQNGCWGAYRALAQEASVDEVFQIHDIDWAFPRTKGNELEFCFASGFSQGAFGVLEPDPNSAIIDLNGIHGLLIPGLVFNKNGNRLGKGKGFYDKTLAHFKGIKVGVCFDFQISEQTLPMEPHDEKMDYIITESGIKVCQQFELH; encoded by the coding sequence ATGCCCTCTTGGAGCTCTAAACAGGAATGTCGTTCCTTTTATAAATCTCTTTGCGCCCAAGAGTTTGCGCAAGGTCTTGTTCAAAACCAGCAGCAGTTGAATGTATTTCTGCAGGACTTCATGTCTAAGCAGAACGGATGTTGGGGTGCCTATCGGGCCCTCGCTCAAGAAGCCAGCGTGGATGAGGTGTTTCAAATCCACGATATCGACTGGGCGTTTCCCCGTACAAAAGGAAACGAACTTGAGTTTTGTTTTGCATCAGGTTTTAGCCAGGGCGCCTTTGGCGTTTTGGAGCCTGATCCCAACTCCGCTATCATAGATCTCAATGGCATTCACGGCCTGCTGATTCCCGGATTAGTTTTTAATAAGAATGGCAACCGCCTTGGTAAGGGCAAAGGTTTTTATGACAAGACCCTTGCTCACTTTAAAGGAATCAAGGTGGGGGTTTGTTTTGATTTTCAAATTTCAGAACAGACGCTACCGATGGAACCGCACGATGAAAAGATGGATTACATCATCACCGAGTCGGGGATCAAAGTTTGCCAGCAGTTTGAGCTTCATTAG
- a CDS encoding cell division protein ZapA, with protein MTAEKKNFNFLIAGVPYKLRSSHDDATVQELVDFVNNKMNQAMAVTKNGSFQNAAVLTAMNLAEELILLKRKAQRELDKLEEKTMQLSLELENSKNNKVLNN; from the coding sequence GTGACTGCTGAGAAAAAGAACTTTAATTTCCTCATTGCAGGAGTCCCGTACAAACTTAGATCCTCACACGACGATGCCACAGTTCAGGAACTCGTCGACTTTGTTAATAACAAAATGAATCAAGCAATGGCCGTTACGAAAAACGGTTCCTTCCAGAATGCCGCTGTGTTGACAGCGATGAATCTTGCGGAAGAACTCATCCTTTTGAAAAGAAAAGCGCAGCGTGAACTCGATAAACTCGAGGAAAAAACGATGCAGCTTTCTTTGGAACTTGAAAACTCCAAGAACAACAAGGTTTTGAACAACTAA